A genomic window from Paenibacillus sp. FSL K6-0276 includes:
- a CDS encoding colicin E3/pyocin S6 family cytotoxin: MKVKTEWKKERIYTDGDKFYHKDSLHGEVEMYNSRKKHIGVLTAKGDVHPKKGKVEGRVL; encoded by the coding sequence ATGAAAGTAAAAACAGAGTGGAAGAAGGAGAGAATCTATACGGATGGTGACAAGTTTTATCACAAGGATTCCCTGCATGGAGAGGTAGAGATGTACAACAGTCGCAAAAAACATATAGGCGTTCTTACGGCCAAAGGCGATGTACATCCGAAAAAAGGAAAGGTGGAAGGCCGAGTACTGTAA
- the rlmD gene encoding 23S rRNA (uracil(1939)-C(5))-methyltransferase RlmD, which yields MSKHRSGRSTSRPVGKAPVAGLPVNKNDEVMLDIIGMTHEGEGVGRVEGFTLFVQGALPGEKVRAKVLKTKKQYGYAKLLNLVEASSARIAAPCEIYDKCGGCQLQHMDYTAQLAWKRQLVVDNLERIGKLQVSGGGGDAGTDQTEGILVRPTLGMDEPWRYRNKAQVPIGVTEGGLVGGFYARGSHRIIDMETCLIQHEDNDDVVRKVKEIGRKRGITAYDEESGKGILRHVVVKKAFRTGEIMVVLVTNGERIPHLDEWITEIRREIPAVTSICQNVNTKQTNVIFGDTTRTLWGNDVIYDYIGDVKFAISARSFYQVNPAQTEVLYGKTVEYAGLTGNETVIDAYCGIGTISLFLAQHAKQVYGVEIVREAIEDARANATLNSMDNVVFEVGASEDVIPNWKEQGITADVIVVDPPRKGCDPRLLETILAMKPERVVYVSCNPSTLARDLRVLEDGGYKTVEVTPVDMFPHTVHVESVALLVRDVTVIQPPLLT from the coding sequence ATGAGTAAACACCGCAGTGGACGCAGCACCAGCCGCCCAGTCGGCAAGGCGCCTGTCGCCGGACTGCCTGTGAATAAAAATGATGAGGTTATGCTCGATATTATCGGCATGACCCATGAAGGCGAAGGGGTAGGCCGCGTAGAAGGCTTTACCCTTTTTGTGCAGGGAGCCCTTCCCGGAGAGAAGGTCCGGGCAAAGGTGCTCAAGACCAAGAAGCAGTATGGCTACGCCAAGCTGCTGAATTTGGTAGAAGCGAGCAGCGCCCGCATCGCGGCGCCTTGCGAGATCTATGATAAGTGTGGCGGCTGTCAGCTGCAGCATATGGACTACACTGCCCAGTTGGCGTGGAAACGGCAGCTGGTGGTGGACAACCTGGAGCGGATTGGGAAGCTCCAGGTGAGTGGTGGTGGCGGAGACGCTGGAACGGATCAGACAGAGGGCATTCTCGTCCGCCCAACACTGGGCATGGACGAGCCTTGGCGCTATCGCAACAAGGCTCAGGTGCCGATCGGTGTAACAGAAGGTGGCCTTGTGGGTGGCTTTTACGCGCGGGGAAGCCACCGGATCATCGATATGGAAACATGCTTGATTCAGCATGAAGATAACGATGACGTTGTGCGCAAGGTGAAAGAAATCGGACGGAAGCGTGGTATTACTGCTTACGACGAAGAATCCGGTAAAGGCATACTGCGTCATGTCGTAGTAAAGAAAGCCTTCCGCACAGGTGAGATAATGGTCGTACTCGTCACTAATGGCGAACGCATCCCACATCTGGACGAATGGATCACTGAGATCCGCCGTGAAATCCCAGCTGTTACAAGCATCTGCCAGAACGTGAATACTAAGCAGACGAACGTAATCTTCGGTGATACAACACGTACCCTTTGGGGGAACGATGTTATTTACGATTATATCGGCGATGTGAAATTCGCGATTTCTGCCCGTTCTTTTTATCAGGTTAATCCGGCTCAAACCGAGGTTCTCTATGGTAAGACAGTGGAATATGCAGGACTTACGGGAAACGAGACTGTTATAGATGCTTATTGCGGTATCGGAACGATTTCATTGTTCCTTGCGCAGCATGCTAAACAGGTCTACGGTGTAGAGATCGTACGTGAAGCGATAGAGGATGCGCGGGCGAATGCCACTTTGAATAGTATGGATAATGTAGTGTTTGAGGTAGGTGCATCTGAGGATGTAATCCCTAACTGGAAAGAGCAGGGGATAACGGCAGATGTTATCGTGGTCGATCCTCCGCGTAAAGGCTGCGATCCACGACTTTTGGAGACGATTCTGGCGATGAAGCCGGAGCGTGTGGTGTATGTATCGTGTAATCCATCGACACTGGCAAGGGACTTGCGGGTGTTGGAGGATGGCGGGTATAAGACAGTGGAGGTAACTCCGGTGGATATGTTCCCGCATACGGTGCATGTAGAATCAGTAGCTTTGTTGGTGAGGGATGTAACAGTGATTCAACCCCCTTTACTTACTTGA